A genomic region of Phragmites australis chromosome 2, lpPhrAust1.1, whole genome shotgun sequence contains the following coding sequences:
- the LOC133896402 gene encoding triosephosphate isomerase, cytosolic-like: MGRKFFVGGNWKCNGTTDQVDKIVKTLNDGQVPSPDVVEVVVSPPYVFLPVVKSQLCPEFQVAAQNCWVKKGGAFTGEVSAEMLANLGIPWVILGHSERRALLGESSEFVGDKVAYALAQGLKVIACVGETLEQRESGSTMDVVAAQTKAIAERIKDWSNVVIAYEPVWAIGTGKVATPAQAQEVHASLRDWLKANVSPEVAESTRIIYGGSVTAANCKELAAQPDIDGFLVGGASLKPEFIDIINSATVKSA; the protein is encoded by the exons ATGGGCCGCAAGTTCTTCGTTGGTGGCAACTGGAAATGC AACGGAACCACCGATCAGGTTGACAAGATTGTCAAAACTCTGAATGATGGACAGGTTCCCTCTCCAGATGTTGTTG AGGTCGTTGTCAGCCCTCCTTATGTGTTCCTTCCTGTGGTCAAGAGCCAGCTGTGCCCTGAGTTCCAAGTTGCTGCTCAGAACTGCTGGGTGAAGAAGGGAGGTGCTTTCACCGGTGAGGTCAG TGCTGAGATGCTCGCCAACCTTGGCATTCCCTGGGTCATTCTTGGACACTCTGAAAGGAGAGCTCTGTTGGGGGAATCAAGTGAG TTTGTTGGAGACAAGGTTGCCTATGCACTTGCTCAGGGCTTGAAGGTCATTGCATGCGTTGGTGAGACCCTTGAGCAGCGGGAATCTGGGTCAACCATGGATGTTGTTGCTGCACAAACAAAAGCAATTGCTG AGAGGATCAAGGACTGGAGTAATGTGGTTATTGCCTACGAACCAGTCTGGGCCATTGGAACTGGAAAAGTTGCCACCCCAGCTCAGGCTCAGGAG GTGCATGCGTCCCTGAGAGATTGGCTGAAGGCCAATGTCAGCCCTGAGGTTGCTGAATCTACAAGGATCATCTATGGAG GTTCTGTAACTGCTGCAAACTGCAAAGAGCTGGCAGCGCAGCCCGATATTGACGGCTTCCTTGTTGGTGGTGCTTCTTTGAAG CCTGAATTCATCGACATCATCAACTCGGCCACGGTGAAGTCCGCCTAG